A genomic window from Euleptes europaea isolate rEulEur1 chromosome 9, rEulEur1.hap1, whole genome shotgun sequence includes:
- the CLCN3 gene encoding H(+)/Cl(-) exchange transporter 3 isoform X3, translated as MESEQLFHRGFYRNSYNSITSASSDEELLDGAGVIMDFQTSEDDNLLDGDASVAGTHYTMTNGGSINSTTHLLDLLDEPIPGVGTYDDFHTIDWVREKCKDRERHRRINSKKKESAWEMTKSLYDAWSGWLVVTLTGLASGALAGLIDIAADWLTDLKEGICLSALWFNREQCCWTSDETTFEERDKCPLWKTWAELIIGQAEGPGSYIMNYIMYIFWALSFAFLAVSLVKVFAPYACGSGIPEIKTILSGFIIRGYLGKWTLMIKTITLVLAVASGLSLGKEGPLVHVACCCGNIFSYLFPKYSTNEAKKREVLSAASAAGVSVAFGAPIGGVLFSLEEVSYYFPLKTLWRSFFAALVAAFVLRSINPFGNSRLVLFYVEYHTPWYLFELLPFILLGVFGGLWGAFFIRANIAWCRRRKSTKFGKYPVLEVIIVAAITAVIAFPNPYTRVNTSELIKELFTDCGPLESSSLCDYRNDMNVSKIVDDIPDRPAGTGVYSAIWQLCLALIFKIIMTVFTFGIKVPSGLFIPSMAIGAIAGRIVGIAVEQLAYYHHDWFIFKEWCEVGADCITPGLYAMVGAAACLGGVTRMTVSLVVIVFELTGGLEYIVPLMAAVMTSKWVGDAFGREGIYEAHIRLNGYPFLDAKEEFTHTTLAADVMRPRRNEQPLAVLTQDNMTVDDIENLINETSYNGFPVIMSKESQRLVGFALRRDLTIAIESARKKQEGIVGSSRVCFAQHTPSLPAESPRPLKLRSILDMSPFTVTDHTPMEIVVDIFRKLGLRQCLVTHNGRLLGIITKKDILRHMAQTANQDPASIMFN; from the exons CGGGAACTCATTATACAATGACTAATGGAGGCAGTATTAACAGTACAACACACTTACTGGACCTCTTGGATGAACCTATTCCTGGAGTTGGAACATACGATGACTTCCACACTATTGATTGGGTGCGAGAGAAATgcaaagacagagagagacacagacGG ATCAATAGCAAGAAAAAAGAATCCGCATGGGAGATGACAAAGAGTTTGTATGATGCATGGTCAGGATGGTTGGTTGTAACGTTAACCGGCCTGGCGTCAG GTGCGTTGGCTGGTTTGATAGATATTGCTGCCGACTGGCTGACTGACTTGAAGGAAGGTATTTGTCTTAGTGCCCTGTGGTTTAACCGTGAGCAGTGCTGCTGGACATCTGATGAGACTACATTTGAAGAGAGGGACAAATGCCCACTATGGAAAACATGGGCAGAACTTATAATTGGTCAAGCAGAA ggCCCAGGCTCCTACATAATGAACTACATAATGTATATTTTCTGGGCCTTGAGTTTTGCTTTCCTAGCAGTTTCTCTCGTGAAAGTGTTTGCTCCTTATGCATGTGGCTCTGGGATTCCAGAG ATCAAAACGATATTGAGCGGCTTCATAATTAGAGGATATTTGGGCAAGTGGACCTTGATGATAAAAACAATCACTCTAGTCTTGGCTGTAGCCTCAGGTCTGAGTTTAGGAAAAGAAGGCCCTCTTGTGCATGTTGCTTGTTGCTGCGGCaatattttttcctacctctttCCGAAGTATAGTACAAATGAAGCCAAAAAAAGAGAG GTATTATCAGCTGCGTCAGCAGCAGGAGTATCAGTAGCCTTTGGTGCCCCCATTGGTGGAGTTCTTTTCAGCTTGGAGGAG GTCAGTTATTATTTTCCCCTGAAAACCTTATGGAGATCATTCTTTGCTGCTTTGGTTGCTGCATTTGTTTTGAGGTCCATCAATCCTTTTGGTAACAGCCGCCTAGTTCTTTTTTATGTTGAATACCATACCCCATGGTATCTTTTTGAACTGTTGCCCTTCATTCTTCTGGGAGTGTTTGGTGGATTGTGGGGAGCATTTTTCATCCGTGCCAACATCGCTTGGTGTCGCCGCCGCAAGTCAACAAAATTTGGAAAGTACCCAGTTCTAGAGGTCATTATTGTTGCGGCAATAACTGCTGTCATTGCTTTCCCAAACCCATACACCAGAGTCAACACCAGTGAGCTTATTAAAGAACTCTTTACAGACTGTGGGCCCTTGGAATCTTCCTCCCTTTGTGATTACAGAAATGATATGAATGTCAGCAAAATAGTTGATGATATTCCTGATCGTCCAGCGGGCACTGGAGTGTATTCAGCTATATGGCAGCTGTGTTTAGCCCTTATATTTAAGATTATAATGACAGTCTTCACCTTTGGAATCAAG GTTCCGTCAGGTTTGTTCATTCCTAGTATGGCCATTGGCGCAATAGCTGGAAGAATCGTGGGAATTGCTGTGGAGCAGCTTGCTTATTACCACCATGACTGGTTTATCTTCAAGGAGTGGTGTGAAGTTGGAGCAGACTGTATAACACCAGGCCTCTATGCTATGGTTGGTGCTGCTGCATGCTTAG gtGGTGTAACAAGGATGACTGTCTCCCTAGTGGTTATTGTATTTGAGCTAACAGGTGGTCTGGAATACATTGTGCCCCTCATGGCTGCAGTAATGACAAGCAAGTGGGTAGGAGATGCATTTGGCAGGGAAGGTATTTATGAAGCGCACATTCGCCTAAATGGATATCCTTTCCTGGACGCAAAAGAAGAATTCACCCATACAACGCTGGCTGCTGATGTTATGAGGCCTCGAAGAAATGAACAACCCTTAGCTGTGTTAACCCAAGATAACATGACAGTGGACGATATAGAAAATTTGATCAATGAAACCAGCTATAATGGTTTCCCAGTTATAATGTCAAAAGAGTCCCAGAGACTAGTGGGTTTTGCTCTAAGGAGAGATTTGACTATTGCAATAG AGAGTGCCAGGAAGAAGCAAGAAGGCATTGTTGGCAGTTCCCGAGTCTGCTTTGCCCAACATACCCCATCGCTTCCCGCAGAAAGCCCTCGGCCATTGAAACTTAGAAGCATTCTTGATATGAGCCCTTTTACTGTAACGGATCACACACCAATGGAGATAGTGGTGGATATTTTTCGCAAGCTGGGCTTGAGGCAGTGCCTTGTAACACACAATGG GCGCCTCCTTGGCATCATAACAAAAAAAGATATCCTCCGTCATATGGCCCAGACGGCAAACCAAGACCCCGCATCAATAATGTTCAACTGA
- the CLCN3 gene encoding H(+)/Cl(-) exchange transporter 3 isoform X1, with product MESEQLFHRGFYRNSYNSITSASSDEELLDGAGVIMDFQTSEDDNLLDGDASVAGTHYTMTNGGSINSTTHLLDLLDEPIPGVGTYDDFHTIDWVREKCKDRERHRRINSKKKESAWEMTKSLYDAWSGWLVVTLTGLASGALAGLIDIAADWLTDLKEGICLSALWFNREQCCWTSDETTFEERDKCPLWKTWAELIIGQAEGPGSYIMNYIMYIFWALSFAFLAVSLVKVFAPYACGSGIPEIKTILSGFIIRGYLGKWTLMIKTITLVLAVASGLSLGKEGPLVHVACCCGNIFSYLFPKYSTNEAKKREVLSAASAAGVSVAFGAPIGGVLFSLEEVSYYFPLKTLWRSFFAALVAAFVLRSINPFGNSRLVLFYVEYHTPWYLFELLPFILLGVFGGLWGAFFIRANIAWCRRRKSTKFGKYPVLEVIIVAAITAVIAFPNPYTRVNTSELIKELFTDCGPLESSSLCDYRNDMNVSKIVDDIPDRPAGTGVYSAIWQLCLALIFKIIMTVFTFGIKVPSGLFIPSMAIGAIAGRIVGIAVEQLAYYHHDWFIFKEWCEVGADCITPGLYAMVGAAACLGGVTRMTVSLVVIVFELTGGLEYIVPLMAAVMTSKWVGDAFGREGIYEAHIRLNGYPFLDAKEEFTHTTLAADVMRPRRNEQPLAVLTQDNMTVDDIENLINETSYNGFPVIMSKESQRLVGFALRRDLTIAIESARKKQEGIVGSSRVCFAQHTPSLPAESPRPLKLRSILDMSPFTVTDHTPMEIVVDIFRKLGLRQCLVTHNGIVLGIITKKNILEHLEQLKQHVEPLAPPWHHNKKRYPPSYGPDGKPRPRINNVQLSSVTEEREESEEEVHLLNSTTL from the exons CGGGAACTCATTATACAATGACTAATGGAGGCAGTATTAACAGTACAACACACTTACTGGACCTCTTGGATGAACCTATTCCTGGAGTTGGAACATACGATGACTTCCACACTATTGATTGGGTGCGAGAGAAATgcaaagacagagagagacacagacGG ATCAATAGCAAGAAAAAAGAATCCGCATGGGAGATGACAAAGAGTTTGTATGATGCATGGTCAGGATGGTTGGTTGTAACGTTAACCGGCCTGGCGTCAG GTGCGTTGGCTGGTTTGATAGATATTGCTGCCGACTGGCTGACTGACTTGAAGGAAGGTATTTGTCTTAGTGCCCTGTGGTTTAACCGTGAGCAGTGCTGCTGGACATCTGATGAGACTACATTTGAAGAGAGGGACAAATGCCCACTATGGAAAACATGGGCAGAACTTATAATTGGTCAAGCAGAA ggCCCAGGCTCCTACATAATGAACTACATAATGTATATTTTCTGGGCCTTGAGTTTTGCTTTCCTAGCAGTTTCTCTCGTGAAAGTGTTTGCTCCTTATGCATGTGGCTCTGGGATTCCAGAG ATCAAAACGATATTGAGCGGCTTCATAATTAGAGGATATTTGGGCAAGTGGACCTTGATGATAAAAACAATCACTCTAGTCTTGGCTGTAGCCTCAGGTCTGAGTTTAGGAAAAGAAGGCCCTCTTGTGCATGTTGCTTGTTGCTGCGGCaatattttttcctacctctttCCGAAGTATAGTACAAATGAAGCCAAAAAAAGAGAG GTATTATCAGCTGCGTCAGCAGCAGGAGTATCAGTAGCCTTTGGTGCCCCCATTGGTGGAGTTCTTTTCAGCTTGGAGGAG GTCAGTTATTATTTTCCCCTGAAAACCTTATGGAGATCATTCTTTGCTGCTTTGGTTGCTGCATTTGTTTTGAGGTCCATCAATCCTTTTGGTAACAGCCGCCTAGTTCTTTTTTATGTTGAATACCATACCCCATGGTATCTTTTTGAACTGTTGCCCTTCATTCTTCTGGGAGTGTTTGGTGGATTGTGGGGAGCATTTTTCATCCGTGCCAACATCGCTTGGTGTCGCCGCCGCAAGTCAACAAAATTTGGAAAGTACCCAGTTCTAGAGGTCATTATTGTTGCGGCAATAACTGCTGTCATTGCTTTCCCAAACCCATACACCAGAGTCAACACCAGTGAGCTTATTAAAGAACTCTTTACAGACTGTGGGCCCTTGGAATCTTCCTCCCTTTGTGATTACAGAAATGATATGAATGTCAGCAAAATAGTTGATGATATTCCTGATCGTCCAGCGGGCACTGGAGTGTATTCAGCTATATGGCAGCTGTGTTTAGCCCTTATATTTAAGATTATAATGACAGTCTTCACCTTTGGAATCAAG GTTCCGTCAGGTTTGTTCATTCCTAGTATGGCCATTGGCGCAATAGCTGGAAGAATCGTGGGAATTGCTGTGGAGCAGCTTGCTTATTACCACCATGACTGGTTTATCTTCAAGGAGTGGTGTGAAGTTGGAGCAGACTGTATAACACCAGGCCTCTATGCTATGGTTGGTGCTGCTGCATGCTTAG gtGGTGTAACAAGGATGACTGTCTCCCTAGTGGTTATTGTATTTGAGCTAACAGGTGGTCTGGAATACATTGTGCCCCTCATGGCTGCAGTAATGACAAGCAAGTGGGTAGGAGATGCATTTGGCAGGGAAGGTATTTATGAAGCGCACATTCGCCTAAATGGATATCCTTTCCTGGACGCAAAAGAAGAATTCACCCATACAACGCTGGCTGCTGATGTTATGAGGCCTCGAAGAAATGAACAACCCTTAGCTGTGTTAACCCAAGATAACATGACAGTGGACGATATAGAAAATTTGATCAATGAAACCAGCTATAATGGTTTCCCAGTTATAATGTCAAAAGAGTCCCAGAGACTAGTGGGTTTTGCTCTAAGGAGAGATTTGACTATTGCAATAG AGAGTGCCAGGAAGAAGCAAGAAGGCATTGTTGGCAGTTCCCGAGTCTGCTTTGCCCAACATACCCCATCGCTTCCCGCAGAAAGCCCTCGGCCATTGAAACTTAGAAGCATTCTTGATATGAGCCCTTTTACTGTAACGGATCACACACCAATGGAGATAGTGGTGGATATTTTTCGCAAGCTGGGCTTGAGGCAGTGCCTTGTAACACACAATGG GATTGTCTTGGGGATCATCACAAAGAAGAACATATTAGAGCATCTCGAGCAACTAAAGCAGCACGTCGAACCCTTG GCGCCTCCTTGGCATCATAACAAAAAAAGATATCCTCCGTCATATGGCCCAGACGGCAAACCAAGACCCCGCATCAATAATGTTCAACTGAGTTCAGTCACCGAGGAGAGAGAGGAAAGTGAAGAGGAGGTTCATTTGTTGAATAGCACAACACTGTAG
- the CLCN3 gene encoding H(+)/Cl(-) exchange transporter 3 isoform X2, with the protein MEVSSDPYLPYDGGGDSIPLRELHKRAGTHYTMTNGGSINSTTHLLDLLDEPIPGVGTYDDFHTIDWVREKCKDRERHRRINSKKKESAWEMTKSLYDAWSGWLVVTLTGLASGALAGLIDIAADWLTDLKEGICLSALWFNREQCCWTSDETTFEERDKCPLWKTWAELIIGQAEGPGSYIMNYIMYIFWALSFAFLAVSLVKVFAPYACGSGIPEIKTILSGFIIRGYLGKWTLMIKTITLVLAVASGLSLGKEGPLVHVACCCGNIFSYLFPKYSTNEAKKREVLSAASAAGVSVAFGAPIGGVLFSLEEVSYYFPLKTLWRSFFAALVAAFVLRSINPFGNSRLVLFYVEYHTPWYLFELLPFILLGVFGGLWGAFFIRANIAWCRRRKSTKFGKYPVLEVIIVAAITAVIAFPNPYTRVNTSELIKELFTDCGPLESSSLCDYRNDMNVSKIVDDIPDRPAGTGVYSAIWQLCLALIFKIIMTVFTFGIKVPSGLFIPSMAIGAIAGRIVGIAVEQLAYYHHDWFIFKEWCEVGADCITPGLYAMVGAAACLGGVTRMTVSLVVIVFELTGGLEYIVPLMAAVMTSKWVGDAFGREGIYEAHIRLNGYPFLDAKEEFTHTTLAADVMRPRRNEQPLAVLTQDNMTVDDIENLINETSYNGFPVIMSKESQRLVGFALRRDLTIAIESARKKQEGIVGSSRVCFAQHTPSLPAESPRPLKLRSILDMSPFTVTDHTPMEIVVDIFRKLGLRQCLVTHNGIVLGIITKKNILEHLEQLKQHVEPLAPPWHHNKKRYPPSYGPDGKPRPRINNVQLSSVTEEREESEEEVHLLNSTTL; encoded by the exons CGGGAACTCATTATACAATGACTAATGGAGGCAGTATTAACAGTACAACACACTTACTGGACCTCTTGGATGAACCTATTCCTGGAGTTGGAACATACGATGACTTCCACACTATTGATTGGGTGCGAGAGAAATgcaaagacagagagagacacagacGG ATCAATAGCAAGAAAAAAGAATCCGCATGGGAGATGACAAAGAGTTTGTATGATGCATGGTCAGGATGGTTGGTTGTAACGTTAACCGGCCTGGCGTCAG GTGCGTTGGCTGGTTTGATAGATATTGCTGCCGACTGGCTGACTGACTTGAAGGAAGGTATTTGTCTTAGTGCCCTGTGGTTTAACCGTGAGCAGTGCTGCTGGACATCTGATGAGACTACATTTGAAGAGAGGGACAAATGCCCACTATGGAAAACATGGGCAGAACTTATAATTGGTCAAGCAGAA ggCCCAGGCTCCTACATAATGAACTACATAATGTATATTTTCTGGGCCTTGAGTTTTGCTTTCCTAGCAGTTTCTCTCGTGAAAGTGTTTGCTCCTTATGCATGTGGCTCTGGGATTCCAGAG ATCAAAACGATATTGAGCGGCTTCATAATTAGAGGATATTTGGGCAAGTGGACCTTGATGATAAAAACAATCACTCTAGTCTTGGCTGTAGCCTCAGGTCTGAGTTTAGGAAAAGAAGGCCCTCTTGTGCATGTTGCTTGTTGCTGCGGCaatattttttcctacctctttCCGAAGTATAGTACAAATGAAGCCAAAAAAAGAGAG GTATTATCAGCTGCGTCAGCAGCAGGAGTATCAGTAGCCTTTGGTGCCCCCATTGGTGGAGTTCTTTTCAGCTTGGAGGAG GTCAGTTATTATTTTCCCCTGAAAACCTTATGGAGATCATTCTTTGCTGCTTTGGTTGCTGCATTTGTTTTGAGGTCCATCAATCCTTTTGGTAACAGCCGCCTAGTTCTTTTTTATGTTGAATACCATACCCCATGGTATCTTTTTGAACTGTTGCCCTTCATTCTTCTGGGAGTGTTTGGTGGATTGTGGGGAGCATTTTTCATCCGTGCCAACATCGCTTGGTGTCGCCGCCGCAAGTCAACAAAATTTGGAAAGTACCCAGTTCTAGAGGTCATTATTGTTGCGGCAATAACTGCTGTCATTGCTTTCCCAAACCCATACACCAGAGTCAACACCAGTGAGCTTATTAAAGAACTCTTTACAGACTGTGGGCCCTTGGAATCTTCCTCCCTTTGTGATTACAGAAATGATATGAATGTCAGCAAAATAGTTGATGATATTCCTGATCGTCCAGCGGGCACTGGAGTGTATTCAGCTATATGGCAGCTGTGTTTAGCCCTTATATTTAAGATTATAATGACAGTCTTCACCTTTGGAATCAAG GTTCCGTCAGGTTTGTTCATTCCTAGTATGGCCATTGGCGCAATAGCTGGAAGAATCGTGGGAATTGCTGTGGAGCAGCTTGCTTATTACCACCATGACTGGTTTATCTTCAAGGAGTGGTGTGAAGTTGGAGCAGACTGTATAACACCAGGCCTCTATGCTATGGTTGGTGCTGCTGCATGCTTAG gtGGTGTAACAAGGATGACTGTCTCCCTAGTGGTTATTGTATTTGAGCTAACAGGTGGTCTGGAATACATTGTGCCCCTCATGGCTGCAGTAATGACAAGCAAGTGGGTAGGAGATGCATTTGGCAGGGAAGGTATTTATGAAGCGCACATTCGCCTAAATGGATATCCTTTCCTGGACGCAAAAGAAGAATTCACCCATACAACGCTGGCTGCTGATGTTATGAGGCCTCGAAGAAATGAACAACCCTTAGCTGTGTTAACCCAAGATAACATGACAGTGGACGATATAGAAAATTTGATCAATGAAACCAGCTATAATGGTTTCCCAGTTATAATGTCAAAAGAGTCCCAGAGACTAGTGGGTTTTGCTCTAAGGAGAGATTTGACTATTGCAATAG AGAGTGCCAGGAAGAAGCAAGAAGGCATTGTTGGCAGTTCCCGAGTCTGCTTTGCCCAACATACCCCATCGCTTCCCGCAGAAAGCCCTCGGCCATTGAAACTTAGAAGCATTCTTGATATGAGCCCTTTTACTGTAACGGATCACACACCAATGGAGATAGTGGTGGATATTTTTCGCAAGCTGGGCTTGAGGCAGTGCCTTGTAACACACAATGG GATTGTCTTGGGGATCATCACAAAGAAGAACATATTAGAGCATCTCGAGCAACTAAAGCAGCACGTCGAACCCTTG GCGCCTCCTTGGCATCATAACAAAAAAAGATATCCTCCGTCATATGGCCCAGACGGCAAACCAAGACCCCGCATCAATAATGTTCAACTGAGTTCAGTCACCGAGGAGAGAGAGGAAAGTGAAGAGGAGGTTCATTTGTTGAATAGCACAACACTGTAG
- the CLCN3 gene encoding H(+)/Cl(-) exchange transporter 3 isoform X4 → MEVSSDPYLPYDGGGDSIPLRELHKRAGTHYTMTNGGSINSTTHLLDLLDEPIPGVGTYDDFHTIDWVREKCKDRERHRRINSKKKESAWEMTKSLYDAWSGWLVVTLTGLASGALAGLIDIAADWLTDLKEGICLSALWFNREQCCWTSDETTFEERDKCPLWKTWAELIIGQAEGPGSYIMNYIMYIFWALSFAFLAVSLVKVFAPYACGSGIPEIKTILSGFIIRGYLGKWTLMIKTITLVLAVASGLSLGKEGPLVHVACCCGNIFSYLFPKYSTNEAKKREVLSAASAAGVSVAFGAPIGGVLFSLEEVSYYFPLKTLWRSFFAALVAAFVLRSINPFGNSRLVLFYVEYHTPWYLFELLPFILLGVFGGLWGAFFIRANIAWCRRRKSTKFGKYPVLEVIIVAAITAVIAFPNPYTRVNTSELIKELFTDCGPLESSSLCDYRNDMNVSKIVDDIPDRPAGTGVYSAIWQLCLALIFKIIMTVFTFGIKVPSGLFIPSMAIGAIAGRIVGIAVEQLAYYHHDWFIFKEWCEVGADCITPGLYAMVGAAACLGGVTRMTVSLVVIVFELTGGLEYIVPLMAAVMTSKWVGDAFGREGIYEAHIRLNGYPFLDAKEEFTHTTLAADVMRPRRNEQPLAVLTQDNMTVDDIENLINETSYNGFPVIMSKESQRLVGFALRRDLTIAIESARKKQEGIVGSSRVCFAQHTPSLPAESPRPLKLRSILDMSPFTVTDHTPMEIVVDIFRKLGLRQCLVTHNGRLLGIITKKDILRHMAQTANQDPASIMFN, encoded by the exons CGGGAACTCATTATACAATGACTAATGGAGGCAGTATTAACAGTACAACACACTTACTGGACCTCTTGGATGAACCTATTCCTGGAGTTGGAACATACGATGACTTCCACACTATTGATTGGGTGCGAGAGAAATgcaaagacagagagagacacagacGG ATCAATAGCAAGAAAAAAGAATCCGCATGGGAGATGACAAAGAGTTTGTATGATGCATGGTCAGGATGGTTGGTTGTAACGTTAACCGGCCTGGCGTCAG GTGCGTTGGCTGGTTTGATAGATATTGCTGCCGACTGGCTGACTGACTTGAAGGAAGGTATTTGTCTTAGTGCCCTGTGGTTTAACCGTGAGCAGTGCTGCTGGACATCTGATGAGACTACATTTGAAGAGAGGGACAAATGCCCACTATGGAAAACATGGGCAGAACTTATAATTGGTCAAGCAGAA ggCCCAGGCTCCTACATAATGAACTACATAATGTATATTTTCTGGGCCTTGAGTTTTGCTTTCCTAGCAGTTTCTCTCGTGAAAGTGTTTGCTCCTTATGCATGTGGCTCTGGGATTCCAGAG ATCAAAACGATATTGAGCGGCTTCATAATTAGAGGATATTTGGGCAAGTGGACCTTGATGATAAAAACAATCACTCTAGTCTTGGCTGTAGCCTCAGGTCTGAGTTTAGGAAAAGAAGGCCCTCTTGTGCATGTTGCTTGTTGCTGCGGCaatattttttcctacctctttCCGAAGTATAGTACAAATGAAGCCAAAAAAAGAGAG GTATTATCAGCTGCGTCAGCAGCAGGAGTATCAGTAGCCTTTGGTGCCCCCATTGGTGGAGTTCTTTTCAGCTTGGAGGAG GTCAGTTATTATTTTCCCCTGAAAACCTTATGGAGATCATTCTTTGCTGCTTTGGTTGCTGCATTTGTTTTGAGGTCCATCAATCCTTTTGGTAACAGCCGCCTAGTTCTTTTTTATGTTGAATACCATACCCCATGGTATCTTTTTGAACTGTTGCCCTTCATTCTTCTGGGAGTGTTTGGTGGATTGTGGGGAGCATTTTTCATCCGTGCCAACATCGCTTGGTGTCGCCGCCGCAAGTCAACAAAATTTGGAAAGTACCCAGTTCTAGAGGTCATTATTGTTGCGGCAATAACTGCTGTCATTGCTTTCCCAAACCCATACACCAGAGTCAACACCAGTGAGCTTATTAAAGAACTCTTTACAGACTGTGGGCCCTTGGAATCTTCCTCCCTTTGTGATTACAGAAATGATATGAATGTCAGCAAAATAGTTGATGATATTCCTGATCGTCCAGCGGGCACTGGAGTGTATTCAGCTATATGGCAGCTGTGTTTAGCCCTTATATTTAAGATTATAATGACAGTCTTCACCTTTGGAATCAAG GTTCCGTCAGGTTTGTTCATTCCTAGTATGGCCATTGGCGCAATAGCTGGAAGAATCGTGGGAATTGCTGTGGAGCAGCTTGCTTATTACCACCATGACTGGTTTATCTTCAAGGAGTGGTGTGAAGTTGGAGCAGACTGTATAACACCAGGCCTCTATGCTATGGTTGGTGCTGCTGCATGCTTAG gtGGTGTAACAAGGATGACTGTCTCCCTAGTGGTTATTGTATTTGAGCTAACAGGTGGTCTGGAATACATTGTGCCCCTCATGGCTGCAGTAATGACAAGCAAGTGGGTAGGAGATGCATTTGGCAGGGAAGGTATTTATGAAGCGCACATTCGCCTAAATGGATATCCTTTCCTGGACGCAAAAGAAGAATTCACCCATACAACGCTGGCTGCTGATGTTATGAGGCCTCGAAGAAATGAACAACCCTTAGCTGTGTTAACCCAAGATAACATGACAGTGGACGATATAGAAAATTTGATCAATGAAACCAGCTATAATGGTTTCCCAGTTATAATGTCAAAAGAGTCCCAGAGACTAGTGGGTTTTGCTCTAAGGAGAGATTTGACTATTGCAATAG AGAGTGCCAGGAAGAAGCAAGAAGGCATTGTTGGCAGTTCCCGAGTCTGCTTTGCCCAACATACCCCATCGCTTCCCGCAGAAAGCCCTCGGCCATTGAAACTTAGAAGCATTCTTGATATGAGCCCTTTTACTGTAACGGATCACACACCAATGGAGATAGTGGTGGATATTTTTCGCAAGCTGGGCTTGAGGCAGTGCCTTGTAACACACAATGG GCGCCTCCTTGGCATCATAACAAAAAAAGATATCCTCCGTCATATGGCCCAGACGGCAAACCAAGACCCCGCATCAATAATGTTCAACTGA